In Candidatus Epulonipiscium viviparus, one DNA window encodes the following:
- a CDS encoding DUF4867 family protein, whose product MIAKLNSLNDVEVKDVTSSDFKTYGKILDGYDFTDLLDFMATTEVPAEGNIYVASVAEMEKFPIYKTLKNTFYGGMDIQIGYCNGKNSTYNGFEYHKCSEINIAVTDFMLVLGHTWDMVDNTFKVEDAEVFFVPKGTALEMYQTTLHLSPCKVCDSGFKDVVILLKGTNDTTFKKTEAVSQEDEILLFQNKWVIAHKDREPLVKAGAHIGLLGENKELKY is encoded by the coding sequence ATGATTGCTAAGCTGAATTCACTAAATGATGTAGAAGTCAAAGATGTAACGAGCAGTGATTTTAAAACGTACGGAAAAATATTGGATGGCTACGATTTTACTGATCTGCTAGATTTTATGGCTACAACTGAGGTGCCTGCAGAGGGCAATATTTACGTTGCTTCTGTAGCAGAAATGGAAAAATTTCCTATATATAAAACACTGAAAAATACGTTCTATGGTGGAATGGACATTCAAATCGGATATTGTAATGGCAAAAACAGTACCTACAACGGCTTCGAATATCATAAATGTAGCGAAATCAATATTGCAGTAACAGATTTTATGCTAGTACTAGGTCATACATGGGATATGGTAGATAACACGTTTAAAGTGGAAGATGCGGAGGTGTTCTTTGTTCCAAAAGGCACCGCGTTAGAAATGTATCAAACTACTTTGCACCTGTCGCCTTGCAAGGTTTGCGACTCTGGGTTTAAGGATGTCGTAATATTATTAAAAGGAACGAACGATACAACGTTCAAAAAAACCGAAGCAGTCTCGCAAGAAGACGAAATTTTGTTATTCCAAAACAAGTGGGTCATTGCGCATAAAGATAGAGAGCCACTTGTAAAGGCGGGAGCGCACATCGGATTGCTGGGCGAAAATAAAGAGCTGAAATATTAA
- a CDS encoding sulfite exporter TauE/SafE family protein: MSEVVTTGLFFVVILLSHIIHGITGFAGTLLAMPFAIELVGIDVARPVLNVLAIFSGFYVLVNNYKYVNYKELRKIVLIMLVGIFSGIYIKFLFVGNERVLMIFLGIFIIYLSIKGLFIKKKEYKETSAIKSNALLVFAGIVHGIFVAGGPILIGYLSEKIKDKTVFRATISTVWIFLNTVILADDIRMGLWDGELLKILAIGTPILFGGMFIGTKLYHKMNQETFMKITYILLFIAGVITIF, from the coding sequence ATGAGTGAAGTTGTAACAACAGGTTTATTTTTTGTGGTTATTCTTCTATCTCATATCATTCATGGAATTACGGGCTTTGCGGGGACTCTCCTTGCAATGCCCTTTGCCATTGAATTGGTAGGAATAGATGTGGCAAGACCAGTTTTAAATGTATTGGCAATATTTTCGGGATTTTATGTATTGGTAAATAATTACAAATACGTAAATTACAAAGAGCTACGAAAAATTGTGTTGATCATGCTGGTGGGAATATTTTCGGGAATATACATAAAATTTCTATTTGTTGGAAACGAAAGAGTTCTAATGATATTTTTAGGAATATTTATAATTTACTTATCAATTAAGGGGTTGTTTATCAAGAAAAAAGAGTATAAAGAAACGAGCGCAATAAAATCGAATGCGTTGCTGGTGTTTGCAGGTATTGTGCACGGGATATTTGTTGCAGGAGGACCTATATTAATAGGCTACTTAAGTGAGAAAATTAAAGACAAGACAGTTTTTAGAGCAACAATTTCGACGGTGTGGATATTCCTAAATACTGTAATACTTGCAGATGATATCAGGATGGGCCTATGGGATGGAGAGCTGCTAAAAATTTTAGCGATAGGAACGCCCATATTGTTTGGAGGAATGTTTATAGGTACAAAGTTGTATCACAAGATGAATCAGGAAACATTTATGAAAATAACATATATTCTGCTATTTATTGCAGGAGTGATAACAATTTTTTAG
- the hpfH gene encoding (2S)-3-sulfopropanediol dehydratase activating enzyme has translation MQGIVFNIQHFTIHDGPGIRTELFLKGCPLRCEWCSNPEGLLPKLEVGVYKTKCIAKCEDCAKACPQGNILTFNRGKIQSIDRDKCTGCLECAKACPTEAIRQWGKIINIEECMKEILKDKGYYQRSGGGVTISGGEPLLQSEFVASVFRECQNEGIHTCVETSMYVTWENVAAVLPYADMVIADIKHMKADVHKKFTGVSNKLILENLKKLSQTGKEIILRIPVIPNVNEDTDNVEATADFILNEMSNNIRTLQLLSFMHLGEEKYESLGMPYKNIDVNRTAFQKVVAEIAEYMNSRGIHCVVGTKEKE, from the coding sequence ATGCAAGGCATAGTTTTTAATATTCAACATTTTACAATCCACGATGGGCCAGGCATCAGAACAGAACTATTTTTGAAAGGATGCCCCTTGCGATGCGAATGGTGTAGCAATCCGGAGGGGCTGTTGCCAAAGTTGGAGGTGGGAGTATACAAAACTAAGTGCATTGCTAAGTGCGAAGATTGCGCAAAGGCTTGCCCTCAAGGAAACATACTGACTTTTAATCGCGGAAAAATTCAGTCTATAGACAGAGATAAATGTACTGGCTGTTTGGAATGTGCCAAAGCATGCCCGACAGAAGCGATTAGGCAATGGGGCAAGATTATAAATATAGAAGAATGCATGAAAGAAATTTTAAAAGATAAGGGCTATTATCAGCGCTCTGGTGGCGGAGTTACAATTTCGGGAGGGGAGCCACTACTGCAAAGCGAATTTGTGGCATCGGTATTTAGAGAATGCCAAAATGAGGGCATCCATACGTGTGTGGAAACAAGCATGTATGTGACATGGGAAAATGTGGCAGCGGTATTGCCGTATGCAGATATGGTTATTGCAGATATAAAGCACATGAAGGCAGATGTTCACAAAAAATTTACGGGGGTTAGTAATAAGCTGATCTTGGAGAATCTCAAAAAATTGAGTCAAACAGGCAAGGAAATTATTTTGCGGATACCTGTTATTCCAAACGTAAATGAAGATACGGACAATGTGGAAGCGACGGCAGATTTTATACTAAATGAAATGAGTAATAACATTAGAACGCTACAGTTGTTAAGTTTTATGCATCTGGGAGAAGAAAAATATGAGTCACTGGGAATGCCATATAAAAATATCGATGTGAATCGAACGGCTTTTCAGAAGGTAGTTGCCGAAATAGCAGAGTATATGAATTCTCGAGGGATACATTGCGTGGTGGGGACTAAGGAGAAAGAATAA
- a CDS encoding ROK family transcriptional regulator translates to MKNIGGNLERLKIKNRQLILRLLNNHGKMSRKLIAQTISLTSASITQLCSEMIAEGLIVEVGEDETSTKAGRKEIFININYENRYALCINIEKFSTDISLANLQGNVILTKRIKTATRVDAEIFLKQVADTCLAFLEQAAKKIIGVGVSLRGLVDSAEGVSKKAYEIWSKPVAVKDILESYLPFPIIVQNNMRAFAQAEIIYGIGKEYKNLLFLKWFPGVGSSIVIDQAVYEGEDGRAAELGHYIVDGDGRRCRCGKCGCLETVTSFDAIVSNISLIYSKEMTPLLYEATRGERMNIASVVKNYLKTDLSKVDAYVKETIDKAIAKIAVVAFNAMTFMAPQKLIVYGEFFANEYIYCKFVEKYKTYEIDYKENLIIKTNLSDKIFYIGALAIVVEQFFFNVGGL, encoded by the coding sequence ATGAAGAACATAGGTGGCAATTTAGAAAGGCTGAAAATAAAAAATCGACAACTGATATTGAGGTTGCTAAATAATCATGGAAAGATGTCTCGGAAGCTGATTGCGCAGACAATTTCTCTAACATCAGCTTCTATTACCCAGCTATGTTCTGAAATGATAGCAGAAGGGCTGATAGTAGAGGTTGGAGAAGATGAAACAAGCACAAAAGCTGGTCGTAAGGAAATTTTTATAAATATCAACTATGAAAATCGATACGCATTATGCATCAACATCGAAAAGTTTTCGACCGATATAAGCTTAGCGAATCTGCAGGGCAATGTCATCTTGACCAAGAGGATAAAGACAGCAACAAGAGTGGATGCCGAGATTTTTTTAAAGCAAGTAGCGGATACTTGCTTGGCATTTTTAGAACAAGCTGCAAAAAAAATTATTGGGGTAGGAGTTAGTTTGCGGGGGCTGGTGGATTCTGCAGAAGGAGTAAGCAAGAAGGCCTATGAAATCTGGAGCAAACCGGTGGCTGTAAAAGACATACTAGAAAGCTATCTGCCATTTCCAATAATAGTACAAAACAATATGCGGGCCTTTGCACAAGCAGAAATAATATATGGAATTGGCAAGGAATATAAAAATTTGTTATTTTTGAAGTGGTTTCCGGGAGTGGGATCGAGTATAGTGATAGACCAGGCGGTATATGAAGGAGAAGACGGGCGAGCTGCAGAGTTGGGGCATTACATTGTAGATGGCGATGGAAGACGATGTAGATGCGGAAAGTGCGGTTGTCTTGAAACGGTAACATCGTTTGATGCGATTGTAAGCAATATAAGTTTGATTTATTCTAAGGAGATGACGCCGCTGTTATATGAAGCAACGAGAGGCGAAAGAATGAATATTGCTTCAGTTGTGAAAAATTATTTAAAAACCGATTTATCAAAAGTGGATGCGTATGTAAAAGAAACGATAGATAAGGCGATAGCGAAGATAGCGGTGGTTGCGTTTAATGCGATGACTTTTATGGCACCGCAAAAATTGATTGTATATGGAGAATTTTTTGCTAACGAATATATATATTGTAAATTTGTAGAGAAATATAAAACATATGAAATAGATTATAAAGAAAATTTAATCATCAAAACTAATCTGAGCGACAAAATTTTTTATATTGGAGCGTTGGCGATAGTCGTTGAACAATTCTTTTTCAATGTAGGAGGCTTATAA
- the hpfG gene encoding (2S)-3-sulfopropanediol dehydratase, with product MSAVGTQPFDQTYSLGYQVNHEDWSPFPRVNHLRQKFLDRPYDVDVERLRLVTEAYQNNEDKPRKLQCAYAFENILLNTQLYIYDEDLILGEIAAPAKASPIYPEFSVKWIIDEILHSPFEERSNDQFYIRNDSDREEIVALCRYWEGKTVDDAVTARLEESQTVGSQVGDKVFQTNVYQYAGIGHLAADYDVLMKEGYNGLINKATAARKKLSKKDPEYADKRDFYDAMIIMLEAAKKYIARYAKLAEESAIAEKDEGRKRELEAMAANCYAIAGEAPKTFWQAVQLFNFATTLIQIESNGHSISYGRMDQWLHPIYEQDMRSGNLTKEFALEILEVQFVKMNNPTKLKDKGTVLVRNGRGFGGESLTIGGIDKNGNDVTNDLTMLILEGSAHTRMMNPWVCVRMHENTPYELKVKAVECIRAGYGHPKLFNDAPTIKAMMRKGMTLEEAREYVVVGCVEPSLPGQEFGWHDAAYVNTAKMMEMVINGGKCLDGGVFNKQIGPNTGTLETYETFEQVLESVEKQFDYWCDQMCSSLNIIDEAHRVCKPTPYISAFFSNCIETGKDLSEGGAKYNGTGPQASGIATCADSLATIKQLVFDEKKYTGAELLQAVKDNWEGHEKLYAIVNGSKVHHYGNDDEYADELFKFMFETYCNNINGRKNPRGGNYSPGVYSVNANVGMGMFTNASLDGRFKGEAISDNMGPVHTDGGSHDICGPTAIANSVAKVDHSLATNGTLLNLRFPQEAVAGTEGRDNLVSFIDEYLSRHPMHVQFNIMNAQTMRAAQKNPEKYKDMLVRVAGYSAYFVELGKPLQKDLIQRTELHF from the coding sequence ATGAGTGCAGTTGGAACACAACCTTTTGATCAAACCTATAGTTTAGGGTATCAAGTCAACCATGAAGATTGGTCACCATTTCCGAGAGTTAATCATCTTAGGCAAAAGTTTTTGGATCGACCATATGATGTGGATGTTGAAAGATTACGATTAGTAACGGAAGCGTATCAGAATAATGAAGATAAACCTAGAAAACTTCAATGTGCGTATGCGTTCGAAAATATTTTGCTGAACACGCAGTTATATATTTATGACGAAGATCTAATTTTGGGCGAAATTGCAGCGCCCGCAAAGGCGTCTCCGATCTATCCAGAATTTTCGGTAAAATGGATTATAGACGAAATATTACATTCACCATTTGAAGAAAGATCAAACGATCAATTTTATATCAGAAATGATTCCGATAGAGAAGAAATAGTGGCCCTTTGCAGGTACTGGGAAGGCAAAACTGTAGACGATGCGGTTACCGCAAGGCTCGAGGAATCGCAAACGGTGGGCTCGCAAGTTGGGGACAAGGTGTTTCAAACCAACGTATATCAATATGCGGGCATTGGCCACTTGGCAGCGGATTATGACGTTTTGATGAAAGAGGGCTATAACGGGTTAATCAACAAAGCGACGGCAGCGCGTAAAAAATTATCGAAAAAAGATCCTGAGTATGCAGATAAGCGAGATTTTTATGATGCGATGATAATAATGTTGGAGGCCGCAAAGAAATATATCGCGAGATACGCAAAGCTAGCAGAGGAAAGTGCTATTGCAGAAAAGGATGAAGGTCGCAAGAGAGAGTTGGAAGCGATGGCGGCAAATTGCTATGCTATTGCGGGAGAAGCACCAAAAACATTTTGGCAGGCAGTGCAACTATTCAATTTTGCAACGACGCTGATACAAATAGAAAGCAATGGGCATTCGATATCATATGGACGAATGGATCAATGGCTGCACCCAATTTATGAACAGGATATGCGCAGCGGAAATCTAACGAAAGAGTTTGCATTAGAAATTTTGGAAGTGCAGTTTGTAAAGATGAATAACCCAACAAAACTTAAGGATAAAGGAACTGTATTGGTGCGAAATGGCCGAGGTTTTGGTGGAGAAAGTCTAACGATTGGCGGCATTGATAAAAACGGAAACGATGTAACCAACGATTTGACAATGTTAATATTGGAGGGCTCCGCGCATACACGAATGATGAATCCTTGGGTTTGTGTGCGTATGCATGAGAACACACCGTATGAGTTGAAAGTGAAAGCTGTGGAATGTATTAGGGCAGGATACGGACATCCAAAACTGTTTAATGATGCGCCTACGATTAAAGCGATGATGAGAAAAGGGATGACTCTAGAAGAAGCAAGAGAGTATGTAGTTGTAGGCTGCGTTGAGCCGAGTTTACCAGGGCAGGAGTTTGGTTGGCACGATGCGGCATATGTGAATACAGCAAAAATGATGGAAATGGTAATAAATGGTGGAAAATGCTTAGATGGTGGAGTGTTCAATAAGCAAATTGGGCCAAATACAGGAACTCTGGAGACATACGAAACGTTTGAACAGGTTTTAGAAAGCGTAGAAAAGCAATTCGATTATTGGTGCGATCAAATGTGTAGCAGCCTAAATATTATCGACGAAGCGCATAGAGTTTGCAAGCCAACGCCATATATTTCGGCTTTCTTTAGCAATTGTATAGAAACAGGAAAAGATCTAAGTGAGGGCGGTGCCAAATACAACGGAACAGGGCCGCAAGCAAGTGGAATCGCGACTTGTGCAGATAGCCTTGCAACGATAAAGCAACTAGTTTTTGATGAAAAGAAATATACAGGTGCCGAGTTACTACAAGCTGTTAAGGATAACTGGGAGGGGCATGAAAAGTTGTACGCTATAGTGAATGGATCCAAAGTGCATCATTATGGCAACGATGATGAGTATGCAGATGAATTGTTTAAGTTTATGTTCGAAACTTATTGCAACAATATCAATGGCAGAAAAAATCCACGCGGAGGAAATTATAGTCCTGGTGTATATTCTGTAAACGCAAATGTTGGAATGGGGATGTTTACTAACGCATCGCTGGATGGCCGATTTAAGGGAGAAGCAATCTCGGATAATATGGGGCCGGTGCACACCGATGGCGGCTCTCACGACATATGCGGACCAACAGCAATAGCAAATTCGGTGGCAAAAGTAGATCATAGCCTAGCGACAAATGGGACTCTACTAAATCTGAGATTTCCGCAAGAAGCTGTTGCAGGGACAGAGGGCAGAGATAATCTGGTAAGCTTTATAGACGAATACCTGTCGAGGCATCCGATGCATGTGCAATTTAATATAATGAATGCGCAAACAATGCGTGCGGCACAGAAAAATCCAGAGAAGTATAAGGATATGCTAGTGCGAGTGGCCGGGTATAGCGCATATTTTGTGGAGCTCGGAAAGCCACTACAAAAGGATTTGATACAGAGAACAGAACTACATTTTTAG
- a CDS encoding NAD(P)-dependent oxidoreductase produces MKIGFIGLGIMGESMSENIVKKHDDEVFVFDYVAEKVALLKSKGAIPCDNAVELAKKSDLIISMVPKSEHSKQLYTEILPALDATKICIDMSTIDPSVSIEISKFVKATGAEFIDAPVVKSKAAAISATLGIYVGGDIATYEKVKPILLYMGNNTIHLGDNGKGLVMKVAHNALVSQIQNGVNETITIALKNNISVEDYATAVSYGGGQNFYLDSKAKPIAENNFTTAFSVENMAKDIDICVNLAAECAVNVPGVEVAKAVYDKSLELGYGKEDFSATIKTVRGE; encoded by the coding sequence ATGAAAATAGGATTTATTGGACTTGGAATAATGGGAGAGTCCATGAGCGAAAATATCGTTAAAAAACACGATGACGAAGTTTTTGTATTCGACTATGTTGCGGAGAAAGTGGCATTGCTAAAATCTAAAGGGGCGATCCCATGTGATAACGCAGTAGAGTTGGCAAAAAAATCTGATCTAATCATTTCTATGGTTCCAAAATCAGAGCATTCAAAGCAATTATATACCGAAATTTTACCCGCGTTAGATGCCACCAAAATTTGTATTGACATGAGCACGATAGATCCATCTGTTTCTATAGAAATATCAAAATTTGTTAAGGCAACTGGGGCAGAATTTATAGATGCGCCAGTGGTTAAGTCTAAGGCTGCTGCAATTTCGGCAACTCTCGGAATATATGTCGGAGGAGACATCGCAACGTACGAAAAGGTGAAGCCTATCTTGCTATATATGGGCAACAACACAATACACCTTGGCGACAACGGAAAAGGCCTGGTAATGAAGGTTGCTCACAATGCGCTCGTTTCTCAAATTCAAAATGGTGTGAACGAAACTATAACAATAGCTCTGAAAAATAATATTTCTGTAGAAGATTATGCAACCGCAGTTTCTTATGGCGGTGGTCAAAATTTTTATCTCGATTCGAAAGCAAAGCCTATTGCAGAAAATAACTTTACCACTGCCTTCTCTGTAGAAAATATGGCAAAAGATATTGATATATGCGTAAATTTGGCGGCAGAGTGCGCGGTAAATGTGCCAGGTGTTGAAGTGGCGAAGGCAGTTTACGATAAGTCGCTAGAGCTAGGCTACGGCAAAGAAGATTTTTCTGCGACAATAAAAACTGTACGAGGTGAGTAG
- a CDS encoding alpha-glucosidase — MVVNSEFSLSHNGHIILEHTDDSPMLFAGVGEETVEMYRGNFDIADYLIERNRLKLTQIVEENGNYRLNFDDQIEVYVTVTYDKVTLDFTQINMALNRFFIRLNSTADEKIFGLGEQMSYLNLKGRNFPIFTSEPGVGRDKSTYITWRSDVENKAGGDYYNTNFPQPTYVSSNMYFLHVDSTAYADFNFKNDAFTEVAVWEVPKQIVIQGGSSYLDLVEKLTAYLGRQPELPDWIYNGVILGLQGGTDRTFGLLDKTIEHGIKVAAVWAQDWCGKRVTSFGKRLQWNWQYHKEMYPELPKKIAELHKQNIKFLGYVNPYLVNDGPLYKEGKDKGYFATKHDGSEYLVDFGEFDCGVVDLTNPAAYAWFKDDVIKKYSIDIGMDGWMADFGEYLPTDDIKLYSGKSAMIEHNHWPVLWAKCNYDAVAEAKKTGEIVYFMRAGGAGSQKYCPLLWAGDQSVDFSIHDGLASTVVAALSAGMTGCGISHSDIGGYTSLFENTRDKELFLRWAEMAAFTPVMRTHEGNRPETNFQYYDDEDCMARFARLVDVHVMLKDYIKAAVSENAQKGIPVQRPLFMHYPDDEVAYEQQFSYLLGEDLLVAPVYESNRSDWKVYLPKGQWVHLWTEKEYTQGYHTVAAELGYPPVFYKKESAAIFKAIKYEVK; from the coding sequence ATGGTAGTAAATAGCGAGTTTAGCTTGTCGCATAATGGGCATATAATTTTAGAGCATACGGATGACTCTCCAATGCTATTTGCAGGAGTGGGAGAAGAAACAGTTGAAATGTATAGGGGTAATTTTGATATTGCAGACTATTTGATCGAGCGCAATAGGCTGAAGTTGACGCAGATTGTGGAAGAAAATGGCAATTATAGGCTAAATTTTGATGATCAGATAGAGGTATATGTGACTGTTACCTACGACAAAGTAACGTTAGATTTTACGCAAATCAATATGGCATTGAACAGGTTTTTTATTAGGCTCAATTCTACTGCAGATGAAAAGATTTTTGGATTGGGCGAGCAGATGTCTTATCTCAATTTAAAAGGAAGAAACTTTCCGATATTTACTTCGGAGCCCGGAGTGGGTAGGGACAAATCGACCTATATAACTTGGCGTTCCGATGTTGAGAACAAAGCTGGGGGAGATTATTACAACACGAACTTTCCGCAGCCGACGTATGTGTCGTCAAATATGTATTTTCTGCACGTAGACTCTACTGCCTATGCTGATTTTAATTTTAAGAATGATGCGTTTACGGAAGTGGCAGTTTGGGAGGTGCCAAAGCAGATTGTGATTCAGGGTGGATCGAGCTATTTGGATTTGGTAGAAAAACTTACTGCGTATCTAGGTAGGCAGCCAGAGCTTCCAGACTGGATTTATAATGGCGTGATTTTGGGTCTACAGGGTGGAACAGATCGTACCTTTGGATTACTCGATAAAACGATCGAGCATGGAATTAAGGTTGCTGCTGTATGGGCTCAAGATTGGTGCGGTAAGCGAGTGACTTCGTTTGGAAAGCGGTTGCAATGGAATTGGCAATATCATAAAGAGATGTATCCTGAGTTGCCTAAAAAGATTGCGGAGCTGCATAAGCAAAATATTAAGTTTCTGGGCTATGTTAATCCGTATCTAGTGAATGACGGACCGCTTTATAAAGAAGGAAAAGATAAAGGATACTTTGCAACCAAGCATGATGGGTCGGAGTATTTGGTAGATTTTGGAGAATTCGATTGCGGTGTAGTGGATCTCACAAACCCTGCAGCATACGCGTGGTTTAAAGATGATGTTATCAAGAAGTATTCGATAGATATTGGAATGGATGGCTGGATGGCCGATTTTGGAGAATATTTGCCAACCGATGATATCAAATTATATAGCGGAAAGAGCGCTATGATCGAGCATAACCATTGGCCAGTGTTGTGGGCAAAGTGTAATTATGACGCTGTGGCAGAAGCCAAAAAAACAGGAGAGATCGTATATTTTATGAGAGCGGGAGGAGCAGGATCGCAAAAGTATTGCCCATTGCTATGGGCAGGAGATCAGTCGGTGGACTTTTCGATACACGATGGGTTGGCATCGACGGTTGTGGCCGCACTCTCAGCTGGAATGACAGGTTGCGGAATATCTCACAGCGATATAGGCGGGTATACTTCGCTATTTGAGAACACCAGAGACAAAGAACTGTTTTTGCGATGGGCAGAAATGGCGGCATTTACTCCGGTGATGCGAACTCATGAGGGCAACAGACCGGAGACCAATTTTCAGTACTATGATGATGAAGATTGTATGGCAAGATTCGCTAGGCTTGTGGATGTACATGTAATGTTAAAAGACTACATCAAAGCTGCTGTTTCAGAGAATGCGCAAAAGGGAATTCCTGTGCAACGACCACTGTTTATGCATTATCCAGATGATGAGGTGGCATATGAACAGCAATTCTCCTATTTGCTAGGAGAAGATCTGCTGGTGGCGCCGGTATATGAAAGCAATAGAAGTGACTGGAAGGTGTATCTGCCAAAAGGTCAATGGGTTCATCTATGGACCGAGAAAGAATATACGCAAGGGTATCACACAGTTGCTGCGGAGCTGGGCTATCCACCAGTATTTTATAAAAAGGAGTCGGCGGCAATATTTAAGGCAATCAAATATGAGGTGAAATAA
- a CDS encoding transaldolase family protein, translating into MKYFLDSAKIEEIKEAYNTFGIDGVTTNPRHIQLSGKPFLTVVKELADWVKEEGLEGIDRFPISVEINPHLDNAADMITEAKKIAAISENFAIKIPSTAAGIEASRKLEKEGIRTNVTLVFSTAQAILPAKNNALFMSPFIGWKEANGEDCKKYIEDIVTIYNKFGYKTEIICAAIRNPKQIVECAVAGAHIVTTALDVYKDAMKHPFTNQGLDTFIAAWDNTITE; encoded by the coding sequence ATGAAATATTTTTTAGATAGCGCAAAAATTGAAGAAATTAAAGAAGCATATAACACGTTTGGAATCGATGGGGTAACCACAAACCCAAGACATATTCAACTTAGTGGCAAACCGTTTTTAACAGTAGTCAAAGAATTGGCCGACTGGGTTAAAGAAGAAGGTTTAGAGGGTATCGATAGATTTCCAATCTCGGTAGAAATTAATCCGCATCTGGATAATGCGGCAGATATGATTACGGAAGCTAAAAAAATTGCAGCTATATCCGAGAACTTTGCTATTAAAATTCCATCAACTGCGGCAGGAATAGAAGCGTCAAGAAAGTTGGAAAAAGAAGGTATCAGAACAAATGTAACTCTCGTATTTTCTACTGCTCAAGCGATTTTGCCAGCAAAGAATAATGCGTTATTTATGTCTCCGTTTATAGGTTGGAAAGAGGCAAACGGTGAAGATTGTAAAAAGTATATTGAAGATATTGTAACTATATATAATAAATTTGGATATAAAACTGAGATAATCTGTGCCGCCATTCGAAATCCAAAGCAAATCGTAGAATGTGCCGTTGCGGGGGCGCATATCGTTACTACCGCGTTAGACGTTTACAAAGATGCGATGAAACATCCGTTTACAAACCAGGGACTAGACACTTTTATTGCTGCATGGGATAACACAATTACAGAATAA
- a CDS encoding iron-containing alcohol dehydrogenase, whose product MKNYSFKIPQNIEFGLGSLHKLAEILDKSEHVLLISDKGLAAIGVVKMVEDILGHSGIGYTKFLDVKPNPTIDIVTAATEAFKNCGATSIIALGGGSPIDVAKATGVLATYAGKITDYEGNHKVPGPIVPIIAIPTTAGTGSEVTASAVITDEARNYKMTVFSYEMLPKYAILDPKLIMSAPSHIAAACGVDALIHAMEAYLSVNATPFSDAMAEKAMEMIGRSIRRFVANREDVEAACDMMAGSNFAGIAFAWARLGCIHAMSHPVSAYFNVPHGVANAILMPTVMSYNALTDNGRYEKIYNYICKGKANYTSAVDLVYEVEYLNEDLGIPQSLSEVGVTEDKIVAMAEDAAKSANTLANPRQTTASDIAELYRKAL is encoded by the coding sequence ATGAAAAATTATAGTTTTAAGATACCGCAAAATATAGAATTCGGATTAGGGAGCCTTCATAAGCTAGCAGAAATTTTAGATAAATCGGAACATGTTTTGTTGATATCTGATAAAGGACTTGCGGCCATAGGGGTAGTGAAAATGGTTGAAGATATATTGGGGCATAGCGGAATTGGGTATACGAAATTTTTAGATGTAAAGCCAAACCCAACTATAGATATAGTGACCGCAGCGACGGAAGCTTTTAAAAACTGTGGGGCCACCAGTATTATAGCGTTGGGAGGAGGCAGCCCCATCGATGTGGCAAAAGCGACTGGAGTGTTGGCGACCTATGCTGGAAAAATTACCGATTATGAAGGCAATCATAAGGTACCAGGGCCGATTGTTCCAATAATAGCAATACCAACTACGGCCGGGACAGGGAGCGAAGTTACTGCTTCTGCGGTTATTACGGATGAGGCAAGAAACTATAAGATGACAGTGTTTAGTTACGAAATGTTGCCCAAGTATGCAATATTAGATCCGAAGCTAATTATGAGTGCGCCGTCACATATAGCAGCAGCCTGTGGAGTAGACGCTCTGATTCATGCAATGGAGGCATATCTTTCTGTAAATGCGACACCGTTTTCTGATGCTATGGCGGAAAAAGCGATGGAGATGATAGGAAGGAGCATCCGTAGATTTGTTGCCAACCGAGAAGATGTAGAAGCGGCTTGCGATATGATGGCGGGTTCGAACTTTGCGGGAATAGCGTTTGCATGGGCTAGACTAGGATGTATACATGCGATGAGCCATCCGGTAAGCGCATATTTTAATGTGCCCCATGGTGTGGCAAACGCAATATTAATGCCAACGGTGATGAGCTATAACGCACTGACCGATAACGGGAGATACGAAAAAATTTATAATTATATATGCAAAGGAAAGGCAAACTACACATCGGCGGTGGATCTGGTATATGAAGTAGAATATCTAAACGAAGATCTGGGTATTCCGCAATCGTTGAGTGAAGTGGGTGTAACGGAAGATAAGATTGTAGCGATGGCAGAAGACGCGGCCAAAAGTGCCAACACACTAGCTAATCCAAGACAAACTACCGCATCAGATATTGCGGAGCTGTATCGAAAAGCGTTATAG